From the Candidatus Atribacteria bacterium genome, the window TCCTCAGGTCATCTTGAATTCTGAGATTAAAGATAAAGGGCAATTCTTTAAAAATGTTACTATAAAAAAATTTATTACCGAAATAGAAGAGGAACTTAACGGAAAGGGCAGAATTTTTGTCAGAGCTTCTGGTACTGAATCGTTAATAAGGGTATTATTGGAAGGAGAAGATAAGAATCGATTAGAAAAAATCGCCCGGGATTTAGGGGAGATAATCAAAATGGAAGATATATAACCAGTGAATAGTAGTTATTAAATAGTATTTAGTGATAAAATCAAAACTATAAGCTAAATACTATCCGCTATGCTATATGCTAACGACTAATAGAGGGAGGTGATAAAGGAGAGTAAATTTAAAAAATTGAATATAAGCGCCAGAACTTACTTAAGAGAAATGATCAGGGATTTTACTACGGTAAGTTGACGAGGAAGGAGTTTATCGAAAATTCGGCGGATACTCCTAGGTTTGCCAGATCTTTATAAAACCTACAAAACTTGTGAGCGATTACAAGCACAAAAAGGTTTTTATGGAAAAATAAATCCATACTTAAGTATTCTTGCTAAGGTTTTTCTACTCTAATATAAACGTTTATTGAAAAACATAAAGCAAAAAGTGTAAAATTTATCAGCAAACACTTAAAAATTTAAAGCAAGGAATTCATTGCAGAAATAGAAACAATGAAGAACCCTATTATCTTTCTTAATGGATTGGTAATAGGGTATTTTATTTTAAAAAAATATTTACTTTGTGAAAGGATATAAAAATGTGTGGAATAATTGGATATATCGGTTCAAAAGAAGCTGTACCTATTTTATTGAACGGATTAAAGAAATTAGAATATCGAGGATATGATTCTGCAGGCATCGCCGCATTAAAAAATAATGAAATAAAAATAGAAAAATGTAAAGGGAGAGTAGCTAAATTAGAAAAATTATTAGAGAAGGGAGCTCCAAAGGGTAATATTGGTGTTGGTCATACCAGGTGGGCTACCCATGGAAAACCCAATAATATAAACGCACACCCACATTGTGGATGTAACTCGGAAATAGTAGTAGTGCATAACGGTATTATAGAGAACTATTTACCCTTAAAGGAAAAATTAATTTTAGAAAAGCATAATTTCATCTCTGAAACAGATACTGAGATTCTACCCCATTTAATAGAAAGCAATTTTTCGGATAATTTAACTTCAGCCGTTAAGGAATCTATAAAAGAAGTAGAAGGATCTTACGCTATAGGAGTTATTTCCACTCGCGATCCAGAGAAAATTGTTGCATCACGCTGTGGGAGCCCTTTGATTATCGGAGTAGGAGAAGGAGAAATGTTTTTAGCTTCTGATATAGCCGCCTTACTTTGTTATACCAATAAAGTAATCTTTTTGGAAGAAAAAGAAATTGCTACTATAACTAAAGATGGAGTAGAGATAATCAACGCCGAGGGAGAAATATTATCAAAAGAGATTGTATATATTGATTGGGATGAAGAGATGATCGAAAAGAGCGGATACAAACATTTTATGTTAAAAGAAATATTTCAAGAAACTATGGTAATTCGTAATAACTTGGAAGGTAGGATTGATTTATCAACAAATAAACTGAAACTCGACTACCTGACTCTTCCCTTAGATAAAATCAAAGAAATTGAAAAAATATCTATTTTAGCTTGCGGGTCATCTTACTATACTGCTTTAGTAGGAAAATATATTTTTGAAGAATTAACCGGTATTCCGGTAGAAGTGGATTATAGTTCTGAATTTAGATATAGAAAAATATTACTGGGAAAAAAAGATTTGACTATTCTGATATCTCAATCAGGAGAGACTGCAGATACTATAGCTGCTTTGAGAGCTTGCCGGGAATCTGGTTCTCATCTATTGGCAATTACCAATGTGAGAGGGAGCACTATCAGCCGGGAAGCGGATAGTGTAATATATATTAAAGCGGGACCGGAAATAGGCGTGGCTACTACAAAAGCCTTTCTTGGCCAGTTAATGTGCCTTTATATTTTAGCTCTCTATTGTGCTCAAGCAAGGAAAACCCTTGATACGTTAGAGATTAATAAAATATTTACAGAATTAATAAAGATCCCTCAGATGGTCGAGATTATTTTACTTAAAGATCCGGAGATTACTAAATTAAGCGAAGAATTTTATAAATTTCACCATTTCCTTTATTTAGGGCGGGGAATTAATTACCCTATCGCTTTAGAGGGAGCTTTAAAGCTTAAGGAGATTTCTTATATCCACGCTGAAGGTTATCCGGCAGGAGAAATGAAACACGGTCCTATTGCTCTTTTGGATAAGACTTTTCCGACAGTTGTAATAGTACCCCAGGATAAAGTTTATGCCAAAATGATTAATAATATAAAAGAAGTTAAAGCTCGAGACACTTGCGTATTGGCTATTGCCACTGAAGGCGATAAAGAGATTGCGAATAGTGTTGATAAAGTATTTTATATTCCTAAAACTTCGGATATACTATATCCGATCTTATCGGTAATACCTTTACAATTATTTGCCTACCATATTGCTGATATACTGGAATGCGATGTAGATAAACCAAGGAATTTAGCTAAAAGCGTAACGGTGGAATAGTAAAAAGAAGTCATTAGAAATAAATATTATTAGTGTAAACTATTTTGGCTAACCTATTTTGTAAAATTGTTAGATAAAGAGTATAATTGTTAAAATATATTTTAAAAAAATATAAGGAGCAGGATATAAATGAAAGAAATAACCAAAGAAGTGATTTTAAATAAGGCTAAAGAGTTAAATGTAAAATTTATTCGATTAAGATTTACCGATATTTTAGGAATGCCCAAGAATGTAGAAATTCCGGTAAGAGAATTGAAAAAAGCTCTCAATGGAGAAATTATGTTCGACGGCTCCTCCATCCAAGGTTTTGTACGAATTGAAGAATCAGACATGGTTTTAAAACCGGATTTTTCCACCTTTACAGTAAATCCTTGGGAAGAGGATAAAGATGTAGCCCGAATTACTTGTGATGTTTATAATACTGACGGATCACCTTTTGATGGTTGTCCCAGGATTAATTTAAAGAAAGTACTAAAAGAAGTGGAAGAAATGGGATATACCACTAATATTGGACCGGAAGTAGAATTCTTTCTATTTTTTTTGAATGAAAAAAGGGAAGCAACTACCAAGACTCATGATCGAGGGGGATACTTCGATCTTTTGCCTGTTGATTTAGGGGAAGAAGCGAGAAGAGATATGGTAATAGCCTTAGAAAAATTGGAATTTGAGGTTGAGGCCTCCCATCATGAAGTTGCTCCTGGTCAACATGAGATTGATTTCAGATATTGTGATGCTCTCACTGCAGCTGATAGAATAATGACTTTAAAGCTCACCGGCAAGACCATAGCTTTAAAACATAATTTACATGTTACATTTATGCCCAAACCTATAACCGGAATAGCTGGTTCGGGGATGCATACTCATATTTCATTATTCAAAAATGGAAAGAATGCTTTTTTTGACCCAAAGGGAAAATATGAATTAAGTAAGGAAGCCTTATATTTTATTGGTGGGCTATTGAAACATGCGAAAGGATTGACTGCGATTACCAATCCTTTGGTCAATTCTTATAAAAGACTAACTCCTGGTTACGAGGCACCGGTTTATATTGCCTGGTCAGAAAGAAATCGCAGTCCTTTAATAAGAATACCTGCTGTAAGAGGAGAAAGTACCCGAGCAGAATTGAGAAATCCCGATCCCTCCTGTAATCCTTATTTAGCTTTTGCAGTTATTCTAAAAGCGGGAATAGATGGAATTAAGAATCGGATTGACCCGGGAGAGCCGATAAGCCAAAATATTTATACTATGAGTAAAGAGAAGAAAAAATCTTTGGGTATTGAAAGTTTACCTTCTACGTTAAAAGAAGCCTTGTCAGAATTAAATAAGGATGAAGTAATAAAATCTGCTTTTACCGATCATATTTTGAGAAATTATATCGAAGCGAAAAGAGAAGAATGGGAAAACTATCGAATTCAAGTTCACCAGTGGGAACTGGATAGGTATCTAACCATTTATTAGTTCCAGGAATGGAAGGGATAAATTTGTTTAGCCAATTTGTTCAGGGAATAAGGATTAAATTGGTTATCAGGTTACTAAACAACTAATCAACAAAAAACATGGAGGAAAAGACTGATGATGTATTTAAATAAGAAACATAATTTAAAAAAAATTGATTTAAGAAGTGATACAGTTACCTTACCGACAGATGAGATGCGAAAAGCTATGAGTATAGCCAAAGTAGGGGATGATGTCTACAGGGAAGATCCTACCGTCAATCAACTGGAAGAGTTGGGTGCAAAAAAAATGGGAAAAGAGGCAGCATTATTTGTTCCCAGTGGAACCATGGGTAATCTTCTGGCAGTACTGACTCATTGCCAAAGAGGGGATGAAGTAATTTTAGAAATGGATTCTCATATTTATTATTATGAAGTGGGTGGCATGTCAGCAGTTGCAGGTGTAATGCCAAGATTGATGGTCGGAGATAAAGGAATTCCTGAACCGCATAACATTAAGCTGGTCTTAAGAGATGAAAATCTTCATTACCCAAAAACCACTTTAATCTGTTTGGAAAATACCCATAACCGAGCAGGTGGAACAATTATTCCACCTAAACTAACCCAAGAAATTTGCCAGTTAGCCCATCAACGGAATATTCATATACATTTAGACGGTGCTCGAATATTTAATGCAGCTATCGCCTTAAATATCGAACCCCTTCTTCTTACTAAAGATGTTGATTCAGTGATGTTTTGTCTTTCTAAAGGTTTGAGTGCTCCGGTAGGGTCAATTTTGGCTGGTTCAAAGGAATTTATTCAAAGAGCTAGAAAAAATAGAAAAATGCTGGGAGGTGGAATGAGGCAAGCAGGTGTTTTAGCAGCAGCCGGTATCATCGCCCTGGAAAATATGGTA encodes:
- the glmS gene encoding glutamine--fructose-6-phosphate transaminase (isomerizing) — protein: MCGIIGYIGSKEAVPILLNGLKKLEYRGYDSAGIAALKNNEIKIEKCKGRVAKLEKLLEKGAPKGNIGVGHTRWATHGKPNNINAHPHCGCNSEIVVVHNGIIENYLPLKEKLILEKHNFISETDTEILPHLIESNFSDNLTSAVKESIKEVEGSYAIGVISTRDPEKIVASRCGSPLIIGVGEGEMFLASDIAALLCYTNKVIFLEEKEIATITKDGVEIINAEGEILSKEIVYIDWDEEMIEKSGYKHFMLKEIFQETMVIRNNLEGRIDLSTNKLKLDYLTLPLDKIKEIEKISILACGSSYYTALVGKYIFEELTGIPVEVDYSSEFRYRKILLGKKDLTILISQSGETADTIAALRACRESGSHLLAITNVRGSTISREADSVIYIKAGPEIGVATTKAFLGQLMCLYILALYCAQARKTLDTLEINKIFTELIKIPQMVEIILLKDPEITKLSEEFYKFHHFLYLGRGINYPIALEGALKLKEISYIHAEGYPAGEMKHGPIALLDKTFPTVVIVPQDKVYAKMINNIKEVKARDTCVLAIATEGDKEIANSVDKVFYIPKTSDILYPILSVIPLQLFAYHIADILECDVDKPRNLAKSVTVE
- the glnA gene encoding type I glutamate--ammonia ligase, yielding MKEITKEVILNKAKELNVKFIRLRFTDILGMPKNVEIPVRELKKALNGEIMFDGSSIQGFVRIEESDMVLKPDFSTFTVNPWEEDKDVARITCDVYNTDGSPFDGCPRINLKKVLKEVEEMGYTTNIGPEVEFFLFFLNEKREATTKTHDRGGYFDLLPVDLGEEARRDMVIALEKLEFEVEASHHEVAPGQHEIDFRYCDALTAADRIMTLKLTGKTIALKHNLHVTFMPKPITGIAGSGMHTHISLFKNGKNAFFDPKGKYELSKEALYFIGGLLKHAKGLTAITNPLVNSYKRLTPGYEAPVYIAWSERNRSPLIRIPAVRGESTRAELRNPDPSCNPYLAFAVILKAGIDGIKNRIDPGEPISQNIYTMSKEKKKSLGIESLPSTLKEALSELNKDEVIKSAFTDHILRNYIEAKREEWENYRIQVHQWELDRYLTIY
- a CDS encoding low-specificity L-threonine aldolase produces the protein MMYLNKKHNLKKIDLRSDTVTLPTDEMRKAMSIAKVGDDVYREDPTVNQLEELGAKKMGKEAALFVPSGTMGNLLAVLTHCQRGDEVILEMDSHIYYYEVGGMSAVAGVMPRLMVGDKGIPEPHNIKLVLRDENLHYPKTTLICLENTHNRAGGTIIPPKLTQEICQLAHQRNIHIHLDGARIFNAAIALNIEPLLLTKDVDSVMFCLSKGLSAPVGSILAGSKEFIQRARKNRKMLGGGMRQAGVLAAAGIIALENMVERLEEDHKNARFLGEGLADIKGIEVDLETIQTNMVYFDLKKSAMDTFQFLPKLAAYNILGSPRPPTQVRLVTHYGIDKEDIDNTIKAIKEIVS